Proteins encoded in a region of the Manis javanica isolate MJ-LG chromosome 15, MJ_LKY, whole genome shotgun sequence genome:
- the PISD gene encoding phosphatidylserine decarboxylase proenzyme, mitochondrial isoform X1: MEQPRPSDLYPGSYRDATKPGSGPPAPGQPGRGRACRAVTAQEPLRQGREEGGETKASGPGAAHHVSVRGAARTGAPSDEMVRCCPQRPNPSVPRHDLRKVRVHVQRPRGGGGGRGPGDQPPPLEGPGPRGLSRRARFRLHFPQLALRRRLGQLSCMSRPALRLRSWPLTVLYYLLPFGALRPLSRVGWRPVSRVALYKSVPTRLLSRAWGRLNQVELPHWLRRPVYSLYIWTFGVNMKEAAVEDLHHYRNLSEFFRRKLKPQARPVCGLHSVISPSDGKILNFGQVKNCEVEQVKGLTYSLESFLGPRAALEDLPFPPAAPCGSFRNQLVTREGNELYHCVIYLAPGDYHCFHSPTDWTVAHRRHFPGSLMSVNPGVARWIKELFCHNERVVLTGDWKHGFFSLTAVGATNVGSIRIYFDRDLHTNSPRYSKGSYNDFSFVTHANKEGVPMRKGEHLGEFNLGSTIVLIFEAPKDFNFKLKAGQKIRFGEALGSL; this comes from the exons ATGGAGCAG CCCCGACCCTCTGACCTGTACCCTGGGAGCTACCGGGACGCAACCAAGCCCGGAAGTGGTCCCCCAGCCCCCGGGCAGCCTGGCAGAGGCCGAGCCTGCAGAGCGGTGACGGCCCAGGAGCCCCTCcggcaggggagggaggaaggaggagaaacaaAGGCGAGCGGGCCTGGCGCCGCCCACCATGTGTCAGTCAGAGGCGCGGCGAGGACCGGAGCTCCGAGCGACGAAATGGTGAGATGCTGCCCGCAGCGTCCTAACCCCTCTGTGCCTCGCCACGACCTCCGGAAGGTCAGAGTTCACGTCCAGCGGCCCCGCGGTGGAGGTGGCGGCAGGGGTCCAGGGGATCAGCCCCCGCCGCTGGAGGGGCCCGGCCCCAGGGGCCTGAGTCGGAGAGCCCGCTTCAG GTTGCACTTCCCCCAGCTGGCCCTGAGGCGGAGACTGGGGCAGTTGAGCTGCATGTCCAGACCCGCCCTGAGACTACGCTCCTGGCCCCTGACGGTGCTCTACTACCTCCTGCCCTTCGGCGCCCTCAGACCGCTCAGCCGGGTGGGATGGAGGCCTGTGAGCAGG GTGGCCCTGTATAAGTCGGTGCCGACACGCCTGCTGTCACGGGCCTGGGGCCGCCTGAACCAGGTGGAGCTGCCGCACTGGCTGCGCAGGCCTGTCTACAGCCTGTACATCTGGACCTTCGGGGTGAACATGAAGGAGGCGGCCGTGGAGGACCTGCACCACTACCGCAACCTCAGCGAGTTCTTCCGGCGCAAGCTGAAGCCGCAGGCCCGGCCTGTCTGTGGCTTGCACAGCGTG ATCAGTCCGTCAGATGGGAAGATCCTCAACTTTGGGCAGGTGAAGAACTGCGAGGTGGAGCAAGTGAAGGGGCTGACCTACTCGCTGGAGTCCTTCCTGGGCCCGCGCGCCGCCCTGGAGGACCTGCCCTTCCCACCAG CTGCCCCCTGCGGCTCCTTCAGGAACCAGTTGGTCACCCGGGAAGGGAATGAGCTCTACCACTGCGTCATCTACCTGGCCCCCGGGGACTACCACTGCTTCCACTCCCCCACTGACTGGACTGTTGCCCACCGGCGCCACTTTCCAG GCTCCCTGATGTCTGTGAACCCTGGTGTGGCCCGCTGGATCAAAGAGCTCTTCTGCCACAACGAGCGGGTCGTCCTGACCGGGGACTGGAAACATGGCTTCTTCTCACTGACGGCCGTGGGGGCCACCAATGTGGGCTCCATCCGCATCTACTTTGACCGG GACCTGCACACAAACAGCCCACGGTACAGTAAGGGTTCCTACAATGACTTCAGCTTCGTGACGCACGCCAATAAGGAGGGTGTCCCCATGCGCAAGGGTGAGCACCTGGGCGAGTTCAACTTGGGCTCTACCATCGTGCTCATCTTCGAGGCCCCCAAGGACTTCAACTTCAAGCTGAAAGCAGGACAGAAGATCCGATTTGGggaagccctgggctccctctag
- the PISD gene encoding phosphatidylserine decarboxylase proenzyme, mitochondrial isoform X4, with amino-acid sequence MCQSEARRGPELRATKWLHFPQLALRRRLGQLSCMSRPALRLRSWPLTVLYYLLPFGALRPLSRVGWRPVSRVALYKSVPTRLLSRAWGRLNQVELPHWLRRPVYSLYIWTFGVNMKEAAVEDLHHYRNLSEFFRRKLKPQARPVCGLHSVISPSDGKILNFGQVKNCEVEQVKGLTYSLESFLGPRAALEDLPFPPAAPCGSFRNQLVTREGNELYHCVIYLAPGDYHCFHSPTDWTVAHRRHFPGSLMSVNPGVARWIKELFCHNERVVLTGDWKHGFFSLTAVGATNVGSIRIYFDRDLHTNSPRYSKGSYNDFSFVTHANKEGVPMRKGEHLGEFNLGSTIVLIFEAPKDFNFKLKAGQKIRFGEALGSL; translated from the exons ATGTGTCAGTCAGAGGCGCGGCGAGGACCGGAGCTCCGAGCGACGAAATG GTTGCACTTCCCCCAGCTGGCCCTGAGGCGGAGACTGGGGCAGTTGAGCTGCATGTCCAGACCCGCCCTGAGACTACGCTCCTGGCCCCTGACGGTGCTCTACTACCTCCTGCCCTTCGGCGCCCTCAGACCGCTCAGCCGGGTGGGATGGAGGCCTGTGAGCAGG GTGGCCCTGTATAAGTCGGTGCCGACACGCCTGCTGTCACGGGCCTGGGGCCGCCTGAACCAGGTGGAGCTGCCGCACTGGCTGCGCAGGCCTGTCTACAGCCTGTACATCTGGACCTTCGGGGTGAACATGAAGGAGGCGGCCGTGGAGGACCTGCACCACTACCGCAACCTCAGCGAGTTCTTCCGGCGCAAGCTGAAGCCGCAGGCCCGGCCTGTCTGTGGCTTGCACAGCGTG ATCAGTCCGTCAGATGGGAAGATCCTCAACTTTGGGCAGGTGAAGAACTGCGAGGTGGAGCAAGTGAAGGGGCTGACCTACTCGCTGGAGTCCTTCCTGGGCCCGCGCGCCGCCCTGGAGGACCTGCCCTTCCCACCAG CTGCCCCCTGCGGCTCCTTCAGGAACCAGTTGGTCACCCGGGAAGGGAATGAGCTCTACCACTGCGTCATCTACCTGGCCCCCGGGGACTACCACTGCTTCCACTCCCCCACTGACTGGACTGTTGCCCACCGGCGCCACTTTCCAG GCTCCCTGATGTCTGTGAACCCTGGTGTGGCCCGCTGGATCAAAGAGCTCTTCTGCCACAACGAGCGGGTCGTCCTGACCGGGGACTGGAAACATGGCTTCTTCTCACTGACGGCCGTGGGGGCCACCAATGTGGGCTCCATCCGCATCTACTTTGACCGG GACCTGCACACAAACAGCCCACGGTACAGTAAGGGTTCCTACAATGACTTCAGCTTCGTGACGCACGCCAATAAGGAGGGTGTCCCCATGCGCAAGGGTGAGCACCTGGGCGAGTTCAACTTGGGCTCTACCATCGTGCTCATCTTCGAGGCCCCCAAGGACTTCAACTTCAAGCTGAAAGCAGGACAGAAGATCCGATTTGGggaagccctgggctccctctag